GCCAGAATCCGATCGGCCTCGCGTTCGATGAGCGCCTTTTTCTCGATGGAGTCGCGCGCGACCAGACGGTTTTCGCCCAGACTCACGATCTTGGTCGTGACCGCCAGGATTTGCCCGTCCCGCGGGGGTTCCGCCGCCAACGCGTCGATAATGAACGCCGCCACCGAGTCCCCGGGTTGGAAAATTTTGGTTTGTCTCGGAATGAGAGAGAGCCGTCCCATTGTGGTTACCACCCGGTCAAGAGTCCTGATTAAACTCAAGTTCCTGTTAAACCAACCGAATTAGTAAAGGTCAAAGACATTGGGACCCCGGTTTGGGGGACCCCAAACCAGGGACGGAGTAGGCCTTGTCATCACAGAGCACCAAGGACGTAAAACATCCGCAAGCGGAAGCGGACACCATGGATCTGCTCGCGCAGTTCCAGCGGGGCGATGACGATCTTGTCGCGATCGACAAGGACGAGTTTTTGCCGGGCCTTCCGTTGCCCACCGATTTGTTCGTGCGCATGCCGACCGGCAAAGCCATCATGATCGCGAAACGTGGCGCCAAGAGCTCCTTACAAGATCTGCACGTCAGCCAAAGCAATACCGTCACGACCTTTTACGTACGGCGCGAGGATTACTACGCCGCCGTCGACCAGAACTTGAAAATCGTGAGCGTGCTCGTGCAGCGACGCGAGATCCCGATCTCGAAAAAGGCGGCCTTCGTCAAGACGGCGGCGCATTCGGTCTTCATCGAGCTCGATCACTTGGGCCTCAGCGAAAGCACGCTCGCCCACTCGCGCGCCGCCGTTCAGGCCGTCACGACCCTCGTGCAATCGCGCGAAGACTATTTAGAATTGGTCGAGTCGCTCAAACAGCTCCCGGGCAACATCATCAAAACGGCGGTCGCGGGCTCCGCGCTGTCGGTGGTCATCGCTAAAGAAATGGGATGGCAAAACGGCGCGAATCTCGAGAAGCTCGCGCTCTGCGCGTTCCTGCGTGATGTCGGCCTGAAGGAAATCCCGCCCGAGATTCTAGAAAAACCCCGCGCACGCATGACTCAAGACGAGCGCGCGATTTGGGAAACCCACTGCTTCCGCGGCGCGGAGATTCTGCGACAGCTTCCGGGAATGCCCTCCGAGGTGATCGCGACGGCCCTGGAGCATCATGAAAACGCCATCGGTCAGGGATTCCCTCGCCGCATTCGCGATATGAAGATGAATCCCTTCGCCAAGATCGTGGCGCTCGCGGATCTTTACATCGACCTGACGTTCCCCTCGCCGGGGAACGACGGGATGAGCATGCACGAAGCCATGCAGCACATCGAATTCGTGCTCGGCTCGCCTTACAACAAGGCCTGCATGGTGGCGCTCAAACGTTCTTTCAATATCCAGACTTCGAAGCCCGAAGAGGCCGAAGCCGCGGAAGAGACGATCCCCGAGAACACGAACCCGGGAAAGAAAATCGCCTAGTAGCCCGACCACTCCCAGTAGCCGTTCGAGTCCATCACCTCACCGCGATGGTTCACGGTGAAGTGGTTGCTCCAAGAGACGTCGGCGCCCGTATCCCAACCGGCGGCCCGCGCTTCTTCTTCGGTATCGAAGTGGGGTCCGTAGGATTCGGTGTCGTGCCCCGCGCCGTCCTGGAAAAGACCGAAACGAACGGCCAGCAGCTGTCCGTTCAAAAGATACACCGTTAAAGAGACCGAGGGTTCGCCGACGCTGGTGACGAATTCGCCGTCGACTTCGAACTCACCGATGGCTTCCGCATAGCCCTTTTTATAGAGCGCCACGGCTTTTTGAGCCTCGGCGGCGGTGAAGAGTTTTTCCTGACGTTCGTATTCACGATCCTTGATGACCACGTAACGGACCAGGCGGATTTCGCTTTGCGCGGCCTCGAACTCGGTTTCGCTCTGGCCATCGTCGCTTTCCCACTCTTCGATCACGTCGGGCAGTTCGCCGAGCAGATCTTTTTGCTCATCCGTGGACAGGGCCTCCCAGGCTTCGAACGTGAGCGGGGTCTTTTCCGCGGGCGTTTCTGTCGCCGACACTGTGCCCGTCACCGACAACACCGAAACTAAAGCCAACACCGCGAACAACTTGAGCTTCACGAAGACCTCCATGGGAATGCCTCCGGCCTACAAGGCCCGGCCCCCACACGCAAACTCCACCGCGCCTTCCGGCCCCCACCCTGTAAAAGAGCGAGTATTGCTTTAGCTGCAGCCAATAACAGTCCCGCAGTTGGGGCAGCGGAAGCAGCCGCCCGAAAGCTCCGTCTGCGTTCCGCACTCAAAACAACGCGGCATATCCAGCGGCAGCACGGGGCTGGCGGGTCGCCAACGCCCGGCGTCCTCGTCGGCCTTCACGCCAAGCGTCGCCTGTACGGGCGAGGCGTCGTTGGCTTCGAGGCGGTCGGCCACCTCTTCCTTCGCTTTCACGACGAGGGGTTGGAAGCCCTTCGATTGATCGCGATAAATCGCAACGGCCTTCAGTCCCAGATCCCAAGCACGACGGTAAAGGCGCTCGATCTCGGCAATGCTGGCCTCATGGGGAAGGTTCACGGTTTTCGAGATCGCGCCGCTGACGAAGGGCTGCACCGCCGCCATCATCTCGATGTGCGCATCGGGCGAGATCTCGAGCGCCGTGCGGAAGACCGCACGCTGTTGCGGAGTCAGCTCGGGGCAATCGCTGAGGCTTCCCTTCTCGTCCGCCCAAGCGAGCACGCGCACGATCCGATCCTCATCTAGATTCCAACGCCGAAGTGCCGCTTCGACCGAAGGACTCGTCAGACGAATCACACCCCCGCCCGCCAGATTTTTGAAACGCACGAGCGCGTATTCGGGTTCGATGCCCGTCGTTTCCGAATCCATGATGAAGCTGATCGTCCCCGTGGGCGCGATGACCGTCGCCTGAGCGTTACGGAATCCCGTCTTCGCGGCGAATTCCAAATTTCGGTCCCACACCGCGCGGGCTTCGGCTTTCAATTCCGCCGGCAGTCCCGCGGCGCCGATGCCGTTCACGGCTTGGCGATGGCGTTTCATCACACCGGCCATCTCGAGTTTATTTTTCTTCCAGCCCGCGAAAGGCCCGACGCCCTTCGCAACTTCGCCCGAGAGCTCATAGGCATATCCGGTCAAGAGCGCGGTCAAAACTGCGCCCCAGTGACGAGCCTCGGGCGCATCGTAGGCGATCCCCCGACGCATCAAGAAGGCACCGAAGCCGGTGAAGCCCAAACCGAGCGTACGGTAGTCGTGACTGTTCTGCGCGATCCCTTCGGTCGGGTAACTTGCGAGGTCGACCAAAATCTCCTGCGCGAGAAAGAAACAGCGCGCGGCCGCGCGGAACGACGCGAGGTCGAAGTTCAAATCCTCGTCGACGAATTTCAGAAGATTCAGACTCGCCAGATTGCAGGCCGAATCATCAATGAACAGATATTCGCTACAGGGATTGGAACCACGAATGGGCGCGGTCTTCCCGCAGGTATGCCATTTGTTGATGATGTCGTGGAATTGCAGCCCCGGATCCGCGCACTCCCAGGCCGCGGTCGCAATCCGCGTCCACAGCTCGCGCGCTTTCACTTCGCGCACGGCTTTGCCGCTCAGCCGGTCGCGCAGTTTCCAAACACCGTCTTTCTCCACCGCCTTCATGAAAGCGTCGGTCACGCGCACGGAGTTGTTGGAGTTCTGCCCCGAGACCGTGCGGTAGGCCTCGCCTTCGAAGTGCGCGTCGTAGCCCGCCTGAATCAAGGCCTTCGCTTTTTTCTCTTCGCGCGCTTTCCAGTCGATGAACTCCTCGATCTCGGGGTGATCGACGTCCAGAATCACCATCTTCGCCGCGCGCCGGGTGGTCCCGCCGGATTTCACCGAACCCGCGCTGCGATCAAGGACCTCCAGGAAACTCAAGACGCCCGAACTGGTCCCGCCGCCCGCGAGTTTTTCGAAACGCGAACGCAGATGCGAGAAGTTGGTGCCGCTCCCGCTACCGAACTTGAAGATGCGGGCCTCGTTGCGAACGAGATCGAAAATGGAGTCGAGATTGTCGTCCACCTTTTGAATGAAACACGCCGACACCTGCGGTCGCTCCAAGGCCTCTTGCGAAAGACGCACATCCCGCGTTTTGAAATCCCAGATGTACGAGCGACTATCCGAGGTCAGCCCGTAGCGGTGATGCAGACCCGCATTGAACCAGACGGGCGAATTGAAGCTTCCGCGTTGGTGATACAACAGCCACTCCAGATCCTGGCGGAAGGCGCGCGCCGAAGCGGGGTCCTTGAAGTAGCCCCGCGCTTTGGCGAAGCTCTCGATGGATTCGGTCACGCGGGTGACCATGTCCTCGACCGAGTTTTCCGAGCCCTT
The Pseudobdellovibrionaceae bacterium DNA segment above includes these coding regions:
- a CDS encoding vitamin B12-dependent ribonucleotide reductase translates to MAKTLRKTHGLSYTRHFYLGDPKKSVATSLKWQTRDLELRNSRGEVYFAMKKARAPAFWSPLAVEIAASKYFRKRGVPKGFGDGKGSENSVEDMVTRVTESIESFAKARGYFKDPASARAFRQDLEWLLYHQRGSFNSPVWFNAGLHHRYGLTSDSRSYIWDFKTRDVRLSQEALERPQVSACFIQKVDDNLDSIFDLVRNEARIFKFGSGSGTNFSHLRSRFEKLAGGGTSSGVLSFLEVLDRSAGSVKSGGTTRRAAKMVILDVDHPEIEEFIDWKAREEKKAKALIQAGYDAHFEGEAYRTVSGQNSNNSVRVTDAFMKAVEKDGVWKLRDRLSGKAVREVKARELWTRIATAAWECADPGLQFHDIINKWHTCGKTAPIRGSNPCSEYLFIDDSACNLASLNLLKFVDEDLNFDLASFRAAARCFFLAQEILVDLASYPTEGIAQNSHDYRTLGLGFTGFGAFLMRRGIAYDAPEARHWGAVLTALLTGYAYELSGEVAKGVGPFAGWKKNKLEMAGVMKRHRQAVNGIGAAGLPAELKAEARAVWDRNLEFAAKTGFRNAQATVIAPTGTISFIMDSETTGIEPEYALVRFKNLAGGGVIRLTSPSVEAALRRWNLDEDRIVRVLAWADEKGSLSDCPELTPQQRAVFRTALEISPDAHIEMMAAVQPFVSGAISKTVNLPHEASIAEIERLYRRAWDLGLKAVAIYRDQSKGFQPLVVKAKEEVADRLEANDASPVQATLGVKADEDAGRWRPASPVLPLDMPRCFECGTQTELSGGCFRCPNCGTVIGCS
- a CDS encoding HD domain-containing protein; translation: MSSQSTKDVKHPQAEADTMDLLAQFQRGDDDLVAIDKDEFLPGLPLPTDLFVRMPTGKAIMIAKRGAKSSLQDLHVSQSNTVTTFYVRREDYYAAVDQNLKIVSVLVQRREIPISKKAAFVKTAAHSVFIELDHLGLSESTLAHSRAAVQAVTTLVQSREDYLELVESLKQLPGNIIKTAVAGSALSVVIAKEMGWQNGANLEKLALCAFLRDVGLKEIPPEILEKPRARMTQDERAIWETHCFRGAEILRQLPGMPSEVIATALEHHENAIGQGFPRRIRDMKMNPFAKIVALADLYIDLTFPSPGNDGMSMHEAMQHIEFVLGSPYNKACMVALKRSFNIQTSKPEEAEAAEETIPENTNPGKKIA